Within the Tautonia marina genome, the region AGCGTCCCAGAATCGCCCCTGGAGGCATCCTGGGACGTCTGGCGGCCCCTGCACCGCCGGCGGTCGCGGTGATTTGGAGCAAAAGCCACTCAGACCCCACGCGAACCGCCTCTTACTACCGATTAACCGGACACCCTTCGGGCATCATTCGCCCCTCTCGCATTCCCCGCGCCTTCTACCGATTAACCGGACACCTTTCGTTCCTGTTTTGTCGAAGCCCACCCGTCACCGGTTGGTAGTCCGACCAACCCAGATTCCGAGCTGAGCCCCCACTGCTGCCCTCCCTGAAATTCTTCAAACCCAAGTGAACTCATGTCCTAGAGATTCACCGGACACCCTTCCTGTCAATCGCCGCCGCGACGACAAGCCAACACCATGCAAACGATCATGCATTGACAAGGAGATTTTGACGCTGTGGCTCTCAAAGGCCCAATCAACTCGTTCCCGGCCTGGGCCAAACCCTCGGGGCGGATGACACGGTGAACACCGGTCCTACAGATTCACCGGACACCCTTGTGAAACCGTGTTGATTGGGTCAGGGCCTCCTCTGCCGAACAGCGTGCACTCACGATTGACCGCCCATACCGAACAAACAGCCAGAAAAGATTCTGGGCGCCTTTGGCGTTGGCCTCTCAAAATTTTGGGCGCCTTTACCGATTAACCGAGCATACTTTGGGGTGCACCTAACGATTAACCGGACACCCTTTCGCGTGCACCTAACGATTAACCGAGCATACTTTGGATCCGCAAGTCTTTTGATAGAAAAGACTTGCGTTCCCCTAGACTTTTGTTTTAAGACTTTTGTTTTAAGAACAACAACAACGCGCGCGCTCGCGTACGTGCGCACGCGCGAAGGGCGGGCAATTGCTGGAGGTTTTGCCATTGTTGTTGCATGATTTCTCCACGGGGACGGAGAGAGACCGTTCCGGACTTCGGCTCCCGGAACGCCCCTGGAACAGGACCGCCACCGTGGACAAGCCCGACCGAGACCCCTCGCTTTTCGACGATGCGGACGACCCGGAACTCACCGATGAAAAGACGGCGGAACCCGTCTTCAAGGACGAGCTGAACCTGGCCGAGTTTCCGATCGCCTCGCTCGCGGATCGGGTTCCCGACGGCCAGACCACGCTCGTGTTCGAGGACCGGCTCGATCGTCGCGATGGTCCGCCGATCGTTCGCCGTCTTACCATCATGGGGACAGCGAAGCATGGATTGCCGACGTCGATGGATGATGAGATTCTCGTCGGCCTGATCCAGCTGACCAAGCGATGGAACAATTTCACCGAGCCGAAAGTCAAATTTTCCCGTTACGAATTGATCGAACTGCTGGGTTGGCCTCAGACGGGCCAGAGCTACCGGAGAATCGAAGAGGCGTTGCATCGCTGGGTTGGTATTGTTCTCTCATATGAAAATGCATGGTGGGATAACACTGAGAAAAGTTGGGTGGATGAAAACTTTCACGTTTTAGATAACGTTACGCTTTTTGACAAAGAGCGGCGTCGCCCTTCCCGGAGTGCCGGCGCGGCCCAGGAGGCGGGAGTTCGGAAGCGAGGCAAGCGGGGAAACGCCCCTCCTCCCCTCTCAAGTTTCAAGTGGAATGAGGTGATTTTCCGCAGTTTTCAGAGCGGAAACCTGAAACAGATCGATCTTGAATTTTATTTAAAGTTGAGATTGCCCACAACAAAACGACTGTTCCGATTTCTCGATAAAAGATTCTATCGAGTCGATCGGCTTGAATTCGACCTGCGGACGTTCGCCTGTGAGCATGTCGGCCTGAGCCGCTCGTACAAGCCGACTGAACTGAAACGTCGCCTGCGTCCTGCCATCGCCGAACTGGAGCAGCAAGGGTTTTTGGAAGCCATGAGCGAGGAGGATCGCTACCTCCGCAAGGCACGAGGATCCTGGCAGATTGTCTTTCTGCGAGGTCCCCGGGGGCGTT harbors:
- a CDS encoding replication initiator protein A, which translates into the protein MDKPDRDPSLFDDADDPELTDEKTAEPVFKDELNLAEFPIASLADRVPDGQTTLVFEDRLDRRDGPPIVRRLTIMGTAKHGLPTSMDDEILVGLIQLTKRWNNFTEPKVKFSRYELIELLGWPQTGQSYRRIEEALHRWVGIVLSYENAWWDNTEKSWVDENFHVLDNVTLFDKERRRPSRSAGAAQEAGVRKRGKRGNAPPPLSSFKWNEVIFRSFQSGNLKQIDLEFYLKLRLPTTKRLFRFLDKRFYRVDRLEFDLRTFACEHVGLSRSYKPTELKRRLRPAIAELEQQGFLEAMSEEDRYLRKARGSWQIVFLRGPRGRSTIEPTAEERLELMAMLTNRGVTSRIAVELVERYPPEMLRAKVAIFDWMAGQDDKRLARNPAGYLVASIRDDYQAPEGYIPPDDAEVLARAEASVAEEERRRREAEIEADERLRAEEAAEVARIAELRTRWDALSSADREAIKAQVKAAHPGLRRSRVALERFCLETLDARLNGQGPPGQPFLFPDDDA